A single Limanda limanda chromosome 19, fLimLim1.1, whole genome shotgun sequence DNA region contains:
- the cpne4b gene encoding copine-4 isoform X2: MSNIYESAEATLGFISSPCLAKVELRVACRGISDRDALSKPDPCVVLKMQSHGQWFEVDRTEVIRSSSGPVFSKIFLVDYYFEEVQRLRFELHDISSGNNGLRDADFLGSMECTLGQIVSQRKLTKALLKQGNTSGKSSITVTAEELSGNDDYVELSFSARKLDDKDFFSKSDPFLEIFRVNDDGTESLVHRTETVMNNLSPVWKSFKVSLNTLCSGDHDRELKCTVWDWDSNGKHDFIGEYQTTFKEMRAEQEGKQLQWECINPKYQMKKKNYRNSGVVMLNHCKIIKMYSFLEYIMGGCQIQFTVAIDFTASNGDPRNSCSLHYIHPYQPNEYLKALVAVGEICQDYDSDKMFPAFGFGALIPPDFKVSHDFAVNFDEDNPECAGIQGVVEAYQNCLPKIQLYGPTNIAPIIQKVASSASEEMHTKEAMEYFILLILTDGVITDMADTREAIVHASHLPMSVIIVGVGNADFTDMQILDGDDGILRSPKGEPVLRDIVQFVPFKDFKHASPAALAKSVLAEVPNQVVDYYNAKGITPKCMSDYESTRTFSP; encoded by the exons ATGAGTAACATCTATGAGTCTGCAGAGGCCACGCTGGGCTTCATCAGCTCTCCGTGCCTGGCTAAAGTGGAGCTCCGAGTCGCCTGCCGGGGGATCTCGGACCGCGATGCCCTCTCCAAGCCCGACCCCTGCGTGGTGCTGAAGATGCAGTCGCACGGGCAGTGGTTTGAG GTGGACCGTACAGAGGTGatccgcagcagcagcggccCCGTCTTCTCCAAGATCTTTCTGGTGGATTACTACTTCGAGGAGGTGCAGAGGCTTCGCTTTGAACTCCACGACATCAGCTCCGGCAACAACGGCCTCCGTGATGCTGACTTCCTGGGATCCATGGAGTGCACCTTAGGACAG ATCGTCTCACAGAGGAAACTGACCAAAGCTCTACTGAAACAGGGAAACACTTCGGGAAAGTCGTCTATAACA GTGACAGCGGAGGAGTTGTCTGGAAACGATGATTACGTGGAACTCTCCTTCAGCGCTCGTAAGCTCGACGACAAG GATTTCTTCAGCAAGTCGGACCCCTTCCTGGAGATTTTCAGGGTGAATGACGATGGCACTGAGTCGCTCGTGCACAGAACTGAG ACAGTCATGAACAACCTGAGCCCGGTTTGGAAATCCTTCAAAGTTTCCTTGAACACGCTCTGCAGCGGCGACCACGACAGGGAGCTAAAG TGCACAGTTTGGGACTGGGACTCTAATGGGAAACATGACTTTATCGGGGAGTATCAGACCACGTTTAAGGAGATGAGGGCGGAGCAGGAGGGAAAGCAG CTTCAATGGGAGTGCATCAACCCCAAATaccagatgaagaagaagaattacaGAAACTCTGGTGTTGTCATGCTCAACCACTGTAAG ATCATCAAAATGTATTCCTTCCTGGAATACATCATGGGCGGCTGTCAAATTCAGTTCACA GTGGCAATAGACTTCACAGCATCCAATGGGGATCCCAGAAACAGCTGCTCCCTTCACTACATCCACCCCTACCAGCCCAACGAGTACCTCAAAGCTCTGGTGGCTGTGGGGGAGATCTGCCAAGACTATGACAG TGATAAGATGTTCCCAGCGTTCGGCTTCGGAGCTCTGATACCACCTGACTTCAAG GTTTCACACGATTTCGCCGTGAACTTCGATGAGGACAATCCTGAATGTGCTG GGATCCAAGGCGTCGTGGAGGCCTACCAGAATTGCCTTCCCAAGATCCAGCTGTACGGGCCCACCAACATCGCCCCAATCATCCAGAAAGTGGCCTCGTCCGCCTCCGAGGAGATGCACACCAAAGAGGCCATG GAATACTTCATCCTGCTGATCCTGACCGACGGCGTCATCACCGACATGGCGGACACGCGGGAGGCCATCGTGCACGCCTCCCACCTGCCCATGTCCGTCATCATCGTCGGCGTCGGCAACGCGGACTTCACGGACATGCAGATACTGGACGGGGACGACGGCATCCTGCGCTCACCCAAGGGCGAGCCAGTGCTCCGCGACATCGTCCAGTTCGTCCCGTTCAAGGACTTCAAACAC
- the cpne4b gene encoding copine-4 isoform X1 — MSNIYESAEATLGFISSPCLAKVELRVACRGISDRDALSKPDPCVVLKMQSHGQWFEVDRTEVIRSSSGPVFSKIFLVDYYFEEVQRLRFELHDISSGNNGLRDADFLGSMECTLGQIVSQRKLTKALLKQGNTSGKSSITVTAEELSGNDDYVELSFSARKLDDKDFFSKSDPFLEIFRVNDDGTESLVHRTETVMNNLSPVWKSFKVSLNTLCSGDHDRELKCTVWDWDSNGKHDFIGEYQTTFKEMRAEQEGKQLQWECINPKYQMKKKNYRNSGVVMLNHCKIIKMYSFLEYIMGGCQIQFTVAIDFTASNGDPRNSCSLHYIHPYQPNEYLKALVAVGEICQDYDSDKMFPAFGFGALIPPDFKVSHDFAVNFDEDNPECAGIQGVVEAYQNCLPKIQLYGPTNIAPIIQKVASSASEEMHTKEAMVKESGTKERGKDKKSTSEEYFILLILTDGVITDMADTREAIVHASHLPMSVIIVGVGNADFTDMQILDGDDGILRSPKGEPVLRDIVQFVPFKDFKHASPAALAKSVLAEVPNQVVDYYNAKGITPKCMSDYESTRTFSP, encoded by the exons ATGAGTAACATCTATGAGTCTGCAGAGGCCACGCTGGGCTTCATCAGCTCTCCGTGCCTGGCTAAAGTGGAGCTCCGAGTCGCCTGCCGGGGGATCTCGGACCGCGATGCCCTCTCCAAGCCCGACCCCTGCGTGGTGCTGAAGATGCAGTCGCACGGGCAGTGGTTTGAG GTGGACCGTACAGAGGTGatccgcagcagcagcggccCCGTCTTCTCCAAGATCTTTCTGGTGGATTACTACTTCGAGGAGGTGCAGAGGCTTCGCTTTGAACTCCACGACATCAGCTCCGGCAACAACGGCCTCCGTGATGCTGACTTCCTGGGATCCATGGAGTGCACCTTAGGACAG ATCGTCTCACAGAGGAAACTGACCAAAGCTCTACTGAAACAGGGAAACACTTCGGGAAAGTCGTCTATAACA GTGACAGCGGAGGAGTTGTCTGGAAACGATGATTACGTGGAACTCTCCTTCAGCGCTCGTAAGCTCGACGACAAG GATTTCTTCAGCAAGTCGGACCCCTTCCTGGAGATTTTCAGGGTGAATGACGATGGCACTGAGTCGCTCGTGCACAGAACTGAG ACAGTCATGAACAACCTGAGCCCGGTTTGGAAATCCTTCAAAGTTTCCTTGAACACGCTCTGCAGCGGCGACCACGACAGGGAGCTAAAG TGCACAGTTTGGGACTGGGACTCTAATGGGAAACATGACTTTATCGGGGAGTATCAGACCACGTTTAAGGAGATGAGGGCGGAGCAGGAGGGAAAGCAG CTTCAATGGGAGTGCATCAACCCCAAATaccagatgaagaagaagaattacaGAAACTCTGGTGTTGTCATGCTCAACCACTGTAAG ATCATCAAAATGTATTCCTTCCTGGAATACATCATGGGCGGCTGTCAAATTCAGTTCACA GTGGCAATAGACTTCACAGCATCCAATGGGGATCCCAGAAACAGCTGCTCCCTTCACTACATCCACCCCTACCAGCCCAACGAGTACCTCAAAGCTCTGGTGGCTGTGGGGGAGATCTGCCAAGACTATGACAG TGATAAGATGTTCCCAGCGTTCGGCTTCGGAGCTCTGATACCACCTGACTTCAAG GTTTCACACGATTTCGCCGTGAACTTCGATGAGGACAATCCTGAATGTGCTG GGATCCAAGGCGTCGTGGAGGCCTACCAGAATTGCCTTCCCAAGATCCAGCTGTACGGGCCCACCAACATCGCCCCAATCATCCAGAAAGTGGCCTCGTCCGCCTCCGAGGAGATGCACACCAAAGAGGCCATG GTCAAAGAGAGTGGGAcgaaggaaagaggaaaagacaaaaaaagcaCATCAGAG GAATACTTCATCCTGCTGATCCTGACCGACGGCGTCATCACCGACATGGCGGACACGCGGGAGGCCATCGTGCACGCCTCCCACCTGCCCATGTCCGTCATCATCGTCGGCGTCGGCAACGCGGACTTCACGGACATGCAGATACTGGACGGGGACGACGGCATCCTGCGCTCACCCAAGGGCGAGCCAGTGCTCCGCGACATCGTCCAGTTCGTCCCGTTCAAGGACTTCAAACAC
- the dync1li1 gene encoding cytoplasmic dynein 1 light intermediate chain 1, which translates to MATSGRSALLSSTSAGPKSSLESSNPEEDDGQDLWSTILSEVSTHSRSKLPSGKNVLVMGEVGSGKTTLVAKLQGVEEFMKGRGLEYLYFSVHDDDIDDQTRCNAWVLDGDLYHKGLQGVAVPVDSISNTLLLITVDMSRPWNALDSLQKWASVAREHVDKLRVAPETLRELEHRLVKQFQEYTEPGSGEDGTPQRRSDEEESVLLPLGENTLTHNLGIPVVVVCTKCDAISTLEKEHDYRDEHLDFIQSHVRSFCLQYGASLVYTSVKEMKNLDILYKYLVHRLYGFPFHSPAQVVERDAVFIPSGWDNEKKIAILHENFQTVKSEDSFEEVVVKPPVRKIVHEKEIQAEDDQVFLVKLQSLLAKQPAPTAGRPVDTTSRAPTGSPRTSNRSAAANVANTMPQSGQTSEGVLANFFNSLLTKKAGTGGPGTPGGGNNTPGTVRKSGSKLGLSDVQAELDRISSRETDSDLPNANDTPATDGQDT; encoded by the exons ATGGCGACGTCAGGGAGGAGTGCGTTATTATCCTCCACCTCAGCCGGACCTAAGAGCTCACTGGAGAGCTCCAACCCGGAGGAGGATGACGGGCAGGATCTCTG GTCCACCATCCTGAGTGAGGTGTCAACCCATTCAAGATCGAAGCTACCGTCTGGGAAAAATGTCCTGGTCATGG GTGAGGTGGGATCGGGGAAGACCACCTTGGTTGCAAAACTACAGGGGGTCGAAGAATTCATGAAAGGGCGTGGCCTGGAATACCTCTACTTCAGTGTCCATGACGACGACATTGATG ATCAAACCAGGTGTAACGCCTGGGTGTTAGATGGCGACCTTTACCACAAAGGTCTGCAGGGAGTTGCCGTTCCAGTGGACTCCATCAGCAACACGTTGCTGCTGATAACGGTTGACATGTCAcggccgtggaacgccctcgaCTCTCTCCAGAAGTGGGCTTCCGTCGCTAGGGAACACGTCGACAAACTCCGGGTCGCCCCGGAAACGCTGCGGGAGCTGGAGCACAGAC ttgtaAAACAGTTCCAGGAGTACACAGAGCCCGGCAGTGGGGAGGATGGGACCCCGCAGAGGaggagtgatgaggaggagagtgtgcTGCTGCCGTTAggagaaaacacactcacacacaacctgGGCATTCCAGTGGTGGTGGTCTGCACCAAG TGTGACGCTATCAGCACTTTGGAAAAGGAGCACGACTACAGAGATGAACACTTGGACTTCATCCAGTCCCACGTCAGGAGCTTTTGTCTCCAGT ACGGTGCATCTCTGGTTTACACGTcagtgaaggagatgaagaactTGGACATCCTCTACAAATATCTGGTCCACAGACTCTACGGCTTTCCCTTCCACAGCCCTGCACAAGTGGTGGAAAGAGATGCCGTCTTCAt TCCATCAGGTTGGGACAATGAGAAAAAGATTGCCATACTTCACGAGAACTTCCAGACAGTAAAATCAGAAGACAGCTTTGAGGAAGTAGTAGTGAAACCACCAGTCAGAAAG ATTGTGCACGAAAAGGAAATCCAAGCAGAAGACGACCAAGTATTCCTGGTAAAACTGCAG TCGCTGCTCGCCAAACAGCCGGCGCCGACAGCAGGGCGTCCTGTG GATACTACGAGCAGAGCACCCACCGGTTCTCCCAGGACGAGTAATCGCTCGGCGGCGGCCAACGTAGCGAACACCATGCCACAGTCAG GTCAGACCAGTGAGGGTGTGTTGGCCAACTTCTTTAACAGTCTACTGACAAAGAAGGCAGGGACAGGGGGTCCCGGGACGCCGGGTGGTGGCAACAACACTCCAGGAACCGTACGCAAGTcag GTTCCAAGCTGGGCCTGAGCGACGTACAGGCAGAACTCGACCGCATATCCAGCCGGGAGACTGACTCAGACTTACCCAATGCCAACGACACCCCTGCCACCGACGGCCAGGACACATGA